The Chitinophagales bacterium genomic sequence AAATTAATAAAAGCAACTAAAGAAGTTAGATTATCAGAAAAAGAGAGAGTAGAGACTAAAAAACAAATCAAAACAATGATTGAAGAAATTGACGAGTGTTTAACTAATATAACAATGTAATGGCAGAAGCTTTAAATATAAATATACTCATAGCTAGCAGACCTTATAAACTAAAGGTTAGTGCAGACGAAGAAAGGTATGTTCGTGAAGCTGCTAAAATTATTAACGATAAAATTGCAGAATACCAACAAACACTGCTCAATAGAGACAAGCAAGATTTTTTGTCGATGATTTGTTTACAATTTGCTACAGAAGCTTTGCAAAACAGAAATAAGTTAACCAACGCTTCTCTAGATAAAAAATTAGATCAATTAGAAGCCACACTCGACCAACATTTAGGTATTACACTTTTCTGATTTTAACTCGGTTGCTCATTTTTAAATCATAAAAAAGGGAACAACATGGGATTTTTAATGTACACAGTTATAGCAGCAATAGTTGCACTTATTGTAGGTATTGTTTTAGGAAAATTCATTTTCAAAGCCAATGTAGATAAGCAAATTGAAGCAGCTAAAAACACGCAAGAAAATGCAAAAGCACAAGCAGAACTCATTTTAAAAGAAGCGAAAACAGAAGCTGACTCGCTTAAAAAAGACAAAATGATGGAAGCCAAAGAACACTTCTTAAAACTAAAAGAAGAACACAACGCTACCATAGAAGAACGCAATAAAAAAGTTGCTGTTGCAGAAAATAGAGTTAAGCAAGTAGAACAATCTTTAAAAGATAAATTGGCTAATGCAGGAAGAAAAGAAAAAGAATACGACGACTTAAAAGGAGCTTTAGAAGAACAACTCGATATTGCTAAAAAGAAAAGAGTAGAGTTAGACAAAGCACAGCAAGAACACATAGAAAAACTAGAACAAATTGCTAAGCTTACAGCAGATGAAGCCAAAGCACAACTAGTAGAACAACTCAAAAGCAAAGCACAAACCGATGCTTTAAGTCATGTAAAAATGGTAATGGACGAAGCGAAATTAAAAGCCAACAAAGAAGCTAAAAAAATCGTAATTCAGTCTATACAACGACTAGCAGCAGAAACAGCAATAGAAAACACTGTTTCTGTTTTCAACTTACAAAGCGACGAGCAAAAAGGACAAATTATTGGTAGAGAAGGTAGAAATATTCGTGCTTTAGAAGCAGCAACTGGCGTAGAAATTATTGTAGACGATACACCAGAAGCTATTGTAATTTCTGGTTATGATGCTTATAAAAGAGAAATCGCTCGTATCAGTTTACAACGACTAGTAACCGATGGTAGAATACATCCAGCAAGAATTGAAGAAGTAGTGGCTAAAACAAAAAAGCAACTCGACCAACAAATTATGGAGATTGGAGAAAGAACTGTAATCGATTTAGGCATTCATGGTCTACATCCAGAGTTGATTAAAATTGTAGGAAAAATGCGTTTCCGTTCTTCTTACGGACAAAATCTACTACAACACTCAAGAGAAGTTGCCAACTTATGTGCTATTATGGCATCAGAAATGGGCTTGAATGTCAAGCTTGCAAAAAGAGCTGGCTTACTACACGATATAGGCAAAGTATCCGACGAAGATCCAGAATTATCTCACGCTTTACTAGGAGCAAAATTGTGTGAAAAATATGGCGAACATCCAGCAGTTATTAATGCAGTAGGAGCTCACCACGATGAAATGGAAATGTTATATGTTATTTCACCAATTATACAAACTTGCGATGCTATTTCAGGAGCAAGACCTGGAGCAAGAAGAGAAATCTTAGAAAGCTATATGAAACGCATCAGCGAATTAGAAAATCTAG encodes the following:
- a CDS encoding cell division protein ZapA, whose protein sequence is MAEALNINILIASRPYKLKVSADEERYVREAAKIINDKIAEYQQTLLNRDKQDFLSMICLQFATEALQNRNKLTNASLDKKLDQLEATLDQHLGITLF
- the rny gene encoding ribonuclease Y, translated to MGFLMYTVIAAIVALIVGIVLGKFIFKANVDKQIEAAKNTQENAKAQAELILKEAKTEADSLKKDKMMEAKEHFLKLKEEHNATIEERNKKVAVAENRVKQVEQSLKDKLANAGRKEKEYDDLKGALEEQLDIAKKKRVELDKAQQEHIEKLEQIAKLTADEAKAQLVEQLKSKAQTDALSHVKMVMDEAKLKANKEAKKIVIQSIQRLAAETAIENTVSVFNLQSDEQKGQIIGREGRNIRALEAATGVEIIVDDTPEAIVISGYDAYKREIARISLQRLVTDGRIHPARIEEVVAKTKKQLDQQIMEIGERTVIDLGIHGLHPELIKIVGKMRFRSSYGQNLLQHSREVANLCAIMASEMGLNVKLAKRAGLLHDIGKVSDEDPELSHALLGAKLCEKYGEHPAVINAVGAHHDEMEMLYVISPIIQTCDAISGARPGARREILESYMKRISELENLAIKYDGVQKAYAIQAGRELRVIIEAEKTTDSDVEEIAFKIAQQIQDEMTYPGQIKVTAIRETRGVSTAK